CTGATGACAAACAATCCCACACATATAATAAACCCATTAATTCAATGACAAAAATGACACctgaaatcaataaaaatttaaaaagtgaaaaaaaaaatattactaaaaatgaCACCCAGAAACCAGTATTGTAAACTTACACATCACTTTATAACCACACTTCTTTTTAACACACAATAAGCACACACTTTCTTAGTCTTCTTCACCATCCAATTATAATTTGCAAAAGAGTTCATACGATTTCTTTATTGGTTCAATCACATCATTTTAATCAACAACCTTGAATGTGAAGCCATCTACAACCtttgataacattaaaaatGCACTTGTTAGAAACAAAGATGTGTCAGCCACATACTAATAGCAACTTGATGGTCACGCTAAACCACCAAAAAATGAAGATATGGATTATAATCTGGGAATAACTTGGGTTGAGTATCATTAcactaatttaatatcattttagaattaattaagttcacaaaataattcattacttggtgttcaaataaataatctaaCAGCTATCATGAAACATGTTAATCCAACATGAAAAAATACATAGACTCAACCATACTAGTACTAATGACTTCAGGAATTCTGATACTGTAATAAATAATAGACTTCAAGCGGACTACCATACtattgagtttgaatattaacGTATCATGGGTTTTGCAAATGAGGAGAGAAACTAGACTGAACATAGATAAGGATGCAAAATTCACCATCGACTATTCATCTTGCAACTTTACTCAGATTAACAGGATTGAAATGTGGATTGCagtcaataaaatataacaatttagtTTAGAAATAACAACACTTGAATGTACCGAACTATtagttttttgaataaaaaaaattgaaactttctttttttttaaatacagggactgaaatttcatattttccaatAGAAAAACCTAACTTGCATTCTCTTACACAGAAACAGGTCCAACCTTTAATACCATTTAAATTTAgacttttgttttaatttagaaatCATGACCAGGATATTTCTTGGTTAACATGCACAATTTAAGGTTGACATGGATATTTATTGgttgactgattttttttttccctaataaGGAGACCGAAATTTCATATTTCCTATTGAGCACTACTATGTTGGCAAAAACCTTTACATAGAAACTTTGACATCTGGCAAGACTCTTGTGATAAGTTGTACTCCCTCAGAAAATGCAGTTACTTGACAATCAACTATCCGTAGGTTCTTGGTTAGAGAACCCTGGTAGCAAATTTAGGACTTCACTGTAGTTTCTATACCTTTGTAGTAAATCTAGAATAATTGAAGCCGTGGATGCATCTGGCtttacatttctctctttcattttgtgaagaagtTCTACCACTTTTGAAGTCTCATTATTTTGCAAGAAACCAGACAAAAGAGTACTAAAACTGATGCAATCTGGAGCACAACCGTTTTGTTCCATATCTGATAACAAATTACTTGCCATCTCCAACTTCCCTTCTTTACAAAGTCCATACAACAGAATGTTATATGTCACAACATCTGGAACAAATCCTTCATTGCGCCATCTGTTAAATAGTTCCAAAGCAATATTGAGTCTTCTTGTTTTGCACAAACCATCAATGAGACAATTGAAAGTAATGATGTCAGGATGAATGTTTCCGTTTCTTAAAGAATGAAACAGTTCAACAGCCTCCAAAACACAACCATTTTTGCAAAACCCATCAATAAGAATATTATACGTAATTAAATTGGGAGGAACATTACTAAGTTGCATCTCACCAAATAGTTTTTTTGCATTTCCAACTTTACCATATATGAAAAGACCTTTTAGCAAGATGTTAAATGTAACGATTGTTGGCTGAATTCCCTTTGAGGTCATTTCCTTATAAACACAAATAGCTTCATCAGCTTTTCGATTCTTGCAATACCAATTGATCAACGTAGTGTAGCTAACTACATCAGGTTTGCATCCCTTACTcaacatcaaagaaaacaattccttagcatcatcaattttatttgccAAGCACATACCATCCATCAAAATACTGAAGCTAAAAACATTAGGCTTACACCCCTTACTTTCCATGGAATCAAATAGTTTTCTTGCGTCCTCAATTCTACCTGCCAAGCAGTAACCACTTAAAATTGCATTGTAAGCAAATGTGCTGGGGTGAATACCTCTATTAATCATTAGTTGGAGCAATCCATTGGCTTCATCAATCTTCCCTTTCTTACAAAGTTCATCCATAACCACAGTAAATGTCACCTCATTAGGCTTTACACCTTCATCCAACATTTCTGCAAATAAAGTTTTAGCCTCCTCCCAATTAGATGTATTACACAATCCATAAATTAAAGTGTTGTAAGTAATCACATCTGGATTAACAGCCTTGGACTTCATTTCTGAAAACAGTTTCTTCGCCTTGTCTACTAACCCATATTTGCAAAGACCATCAATAATAGCAGCATAGCAAACAACATCAGGCTTGCAAATGACACCAAATTCACCATTCCCATTATTCATTTCCTCAAATAACTGAAGGGCAACAGTGACATTACCTGTTCTACACAAGCCAGTGATCAAACTCCCAACTGTAACCACATTAGGCCTACATCCAACAGAAACCATTTTTCTAAACAATTCAATCGCCTTCTTAATTTTGCCCTCCTTACAAAGACCATTAATCAGACTAGTAAAAGTCACAGCGGCAGGGTAAAAACCCCTTCTAAAAATACTCCCAAAAACCACAAAACCGTCAGAAACCCGGGCCATTTTGCATAAGCAATTAATAACAATGTTCAAAGTAATCAAATTAGGCAACAACCCAGCTGAAACGAACCTCGTGTATAGCACAAGGAATTCATCGTAATAATTACTGATTTGTCCTCTTTTGTGATTAAGTGTAACAGTACTATAAGTACCcctatataaaacatttaaaactttaGTCCTTTTTAATGAATGactaataatttgaaatataaaattgaaatatgaagGCAAAACAAGTTATTCTACCCAAGGTTCAGTCCACTAACAAAGTCTTacttgttaacttttaaaatttaaatatttaactactattttaaTCTATTAATAATAAGAGTATAAGTGTCattgtatttaataatattaaaaaaataaaattttatcctttttgcttagtttaattttaaaaactcattttttttcattatagctttgaaaactaacacttcTTCTTGTTAGGGtttcttatttttaacttatcaaCCACCCTCTtaacttttataaaatcaaagttACACTCTACAACTACATTCTCTTCCTTTTATAACCTTTCTTCTCGGTCCgacaatataattttcattttgttgaaaCTCTCTCCCTTGCCAATAATATTTTTGGCCTCTTTATTAAAGTTTCAATTGTAAACGAGCAAAATCCTTGATGAAAGTGTAATCTTTTATTGGTGATATTGTCACTCTTTTTTCTAGCAAAAGTCAACACTCTCCTTCTGTCATTGATGCTCATCACATTGGCTCAGTTCCCTCCCTTTGTCGAATCTTGTTTCAAccatccttttttttatttgcacaCATGATCGTTGGCTTGGTTCCTTAGTTTTTTGTTGGCAATGTTGATTTTCTTAGTTAACAAGATTAAGCCTCGTTCCTTGGTTTTCCTCGTCAGCCAAAGATGAAGGGAGAAGTTTGTCGAAGACATAGGTGAAAATATAATGTTTCAAAACTTAGGGGGTAGTTGTAGgaggaaaaaatatgaataatatgaaacTCTTGGACAAGGGGAAAAAGTTAGTTGTCTAAATGATACTCCTTTGtcaatttttgatttttcatgtgtatgtatacatatatgttaaaaagggtaaattaataatttacaattaaactaacaaatttgaataacatgtaaatatttagatttttaaaaattaacatatataattttgttagtgAACTAAATCTTAAGTGGGAAAAAATCTTTCGCCcattatgaaatttattatactGTAAAGTGTGGGGAAATAACAAatgccttttatatatatatttatggtaattaattggAAATAACATTGATGATTTATAGAATGAGCATAACATTttaatcttatataaaaaaattttaagtataacaTTTATCAAAGCACAACGTATAATAGATAGAGAATTATTGATTAAGAGTTCAAGAGTTATGAACAGGATGatacaaaaacattttattcCTAATATTATAGGTAGAAATTAATAAGGAAAGatcataataaacatataaagattATAGTCAacactatttaatttaatttgatcttgttttttattgatatgattttgactttaatttaatcttattctgattctgatttgatttgattataatttttgacaATTGGTGGATGTTCGTACAAAAGACACAAATGACCTTTTGTGACATGTAGAATAGGTTATGGTGGATGGCTGTACAAAAAGGGCATATGGTTGTTCACAAAGTAAAAAGTGGATTATATCCCTAGGGTTTCAACATGACTATGAAGAGGAAGGCCAAGTCATTAATGAGGAAGATGTGCACGCCTATGTACAAGAATGTGCATCATGATCAAGGATGCTTGTGAGTAGTTAACCATGTGCGAGAGACTAGGTATGTGACTGTGAGCCCTAGGATGTACTATTGTACATTCGATAAGGAAGTAAAGTTGAGCTAAGTCATGAACccaaaaattcataatgttgTCCGAAGGATAATACCGATGTATATCGTATATAGTAGTACTGAGTCATGCCTAAAGAGTTTAACAGTATAGTTAGGccataagagaaagaaaaattagggTGAAAACTACTTACGAGTCTAAATTAAGTTAGGGACTCGAGATGCATGTATGTTTATACATGAGCATATCCCAATCAGTGTTATCATATTAAACCATAATCTTTTATTAGTAGATATGTTTCATGAGGGTTGTTATGAGAGGACACTTATAAGATTCTTTCTACATATGGCCATAGTAGAGCATCGCTTATAGTTAGCAGGACAGAATATTcgtaaaagggtaaaatagccCATAGTAGGGCTTGCATATGATATCACAgtataataatgtttttaaggAAATGAGACTGCATAGTATGTTACATGACCAAGGTGACAAATCTATGTTTTAACCTAATTTGATCAACacataaatttaagtattttgtAAAAGTATAAAGTGTTTTCACCTGAGTTTTCAAGTATTTAGAGGGAAAGTTATCTAAATATAAGATCTCGAGTGTATCTTAGATGACCAAGAGATTTTGTTATCATAGTTATGAGACCTTAGTGTTTTTTGAGATGACTATATAGGACCAAAGGTGTTCCTAAGATAAAGTCAAGAAAGGATCAGAAACACTTCTAATGACAAAGTCATTAAAGATTGAAGTCCAAGAAAAGTACTTCTAATGACTAAGTTAGAGTGAAAGCAAGTCAAGGTTATAATGGGcattaattaagtttaagtaAAACCTTAATACAACCAGGTAATTTATTACTCACTCctctacttttaatgttttctaGGTAATGAGTGCTATGTATGGATTTATCTTGGTTTGTTACacatattatttaagtatctTTATGTATTTAGacttttttgcatgttttcgcatttaaatttaataaagggtatctatgaaattttttaaaattatgatttgatggaTAAACACTTTTAAGtgttatgcatgtttttttagtttatgtacTTACGTTTCCCTTTGAAGGATaatattttgggaaattatattaaatgcccaAAATTAAGAGAGTCTAagcaaaattatccaaaacaatcaggtttaagaaaaaatgccccatttttgtgaaatgaccaaactac
This is a stretch of genomic DNA from Mangifera indica cultivar Alphonso chromosome 11, CATAS_Mindica_2.1, whole genome shotgun sequence. It encodes these proteins:
- the LOC123229088 gene encoding pentatricopeptide repeat-containing protein At3g22470, mitochondrial-like, whose amino-acid sequence is MARVSDGFVVFGSIFRRGFYPAAVTFTSLINGLCKEGKIKKAIELFRKMVSVGCRPNVVTVGSLITGLCRTGNVTVALQLFEEMNNGNGEFGVICKPDVVCYAAIIDGLCKYGLVDKAKKLFSEMKSKAVNPDVITYNTLIYGLCNTSNWEEAKTLFAEMLDEGVKPNEVTFTVVMDELCKKGKIDEANGLLQLMINRGIHPSTFAYNAILSGYCLAGRIEDARKLFDSMESKGCKPNVFSFSILMDGMCLANKIDDAKELFSLMLSKGCKPDVVSYTTLINWYCKNRKADEAICVYKEMTSKGIQPTIVTFNILLKGLFIYGKVGNAKKLFGEMQLSNVPPNLITYNILIDGFCKNGCVLEAVELFHSLRNGNIHPDIITFNCLIDGLCKTRRLNIALELFNRWRNEGFVPDVVTYNILLYGLCKEGKLEMASNLLSDMEQNGCAPDCISFSTLLSGFLQNNETSKVVELLHKMKERNVKPDASTASIILDLLQRL